Proteins encoded in a region of the Dehalococcoidia bacterium genome:
- a CDS encoding 3-oxoacid CoA-transferase subunit B, giving the protein MSEKTGLQKGRQEMSEKRPLTRQEMANRIAMEFQDGNVVNLGIGIPTLCSNYVHHNKTIFYQSENGLVNYGPIAFPGEENPELVNAGGQYVIELPGMAILDHADSFGLIRSGYVDITVLGAYEVASNGDFANWKLANAKGGSIGGAMDLAVGAKKVFLILEHTTKEGQSRLVEKCTLPVTAVGVVGLVATNLGLFQISENGFELIEIAPGYTINDVQDQTEANLLISPNLKSFCTQLD; this is encoded by the coding sequence ATGTCGGAAAAGACGGGATTGCAGAAAGGCCGCCAGGAAATGAGTGAAAAGCGACCTTTAACTAGGCAAGAAATGGCAAATCGAATCGCAATGGAATTCCAAGATGGGAATGTCGTTAATCTTGGAATAGGCATACCGACTTTATGCTCAAATTATGTGCACCATAATAAAACTATTTTCTATCAATCTGAAAATGGACTGGTTAATTATGGACCTATTGCATTCCCAGGAGAAGAAAATCCTGAATTAGTCAACGCAGGCGGGCAATACGTTATAGAACTCCCTGGCATGGCTATTTTGGATCATGCAGATTCTTTTGGGTTAATTCGATCGGGGTATGTAGACATTACTGTACTAGGAGCATATGAAGTTGCCTCCAACGGTGACTTTGCTAATTGGAAACTTGCTAACGCTAAGGGAGGCAGCATTGGAGGTGCAATGGACCTTGCAGTAGGTGCAAAAAAAGTATTTCTTATACTTGAGCATACTACTAAAGAGGGGCAATCAAGACTAGTCGAGAAATGTACACTTCCAGTGACTGCTGTGGGTGTAGTAGGTTTAGTAGCAACTAATCTGGGCCTCTTCCAAATATCCGAGAACGGATTCGAGCTTATAGAAATTGCGCCCGGCTACACTATCAATGACGTCCAAGATCAAACCGAAGCAAATTTACTTATTTCTCCTAACCTGAAGTCTTTCTGCACACAGCTTGATTAG
- a CDS encoding dienelactone hydrolase family protein, translating into MNKLSGNFKLPNNGVPVDSIVVFLHGLGADGNDLISLADFLMGQFPNTAFYSPDAPTPYKLGGLGFQWFDINDLNSGEITEIKESENLINQYIDQLLLFHGLRSDRCVVIGFSQGSMMAMHLGPRRKEQLGGIVCISGALITGDTLATEMESFPPSVLIHGANDLVVDCSNSKQAAAFLQEVGIKSELHILPDLGHSIDIRGVSLITDFLNSVFAS; encoded by the coding sequence ATGAATAAACTAAGTGGAAATTTTAAGTTACCTAATAATGGAGTCCCCGTTGACTCAATAGTGGTTTTTTTACATGGACTTGGCGCTGACGGGAATGATTTGATCAGCCTTGCAGACTTTTTAATGGGACAATTTCCTAATACCGCATTTTATTCTCCAGACGCTCCTACTCCTTATAAGCTTGGAGGCCTGGGGTTTCAATGGTTTGATATAAACGATTTAAATTCAGGTGAAATTACGGAAATTAAGGAGTCAGAAAATTTAATAAATCAGTATATAGATCAGTTGCTGCTGTTCCATGGCTTAAGATCTGATCGCTGTGTCGTAATCGGTTTTTCTCAAGGATCCATGATGGCTATGCACTTAGGCCCTAGGCGAAAGGAACAACTTGGAGGCATAGTCTGTATTAGTGGGGCTTTGATCACTGGGGATACATTGGCAACGGAAATGGAAAGTTTTCCACCTTCAGTGTTAATTCATGGAGCAAATGATTTGGTTGTGGATTGTTCTAATTCTAAACAAGCTGCTGCTTTTCTTCAGGAAGTGGGGATTAAATCTGAATTACATATACTTCCTGATTTAGGCCATAGCATCGATATTAGAGGAGTATCACTTATTACGGATTTTCTCAACTCCGTTTTTGCTTCGTAA
- a CDS encoding metal-dependent transcriptional regulator — MSEPLQKNQSPRITQTAENYLLSIAVLHEDGVNPHISELAAYLRRIPKGEEVGTTLASVSGMIQRMTKDGLLEITKDKRILLSPMGMNYAKNVVRRHRLSERLLVDLLDIPLERAESEAHSLEHGISEELLSKIEEKLNFPETCPYGRPIYRPEDMEISTTDANSIKLSDAVQGDTYSIVRIPDEDYPLLSFLVSNKILPGQQIRVEERAVYRGVIDITHSESSLSLGMDVAGRIRVRAI, encoded by the coding sequence ATGTCAGAACCATTACAAAAGAATCAGTCACCGAGAATAACCCAAACAGCTGAAAATTACCTGCTTTCCATTGCCGTACTTCACGAAGATGGTGTGAATCCACATATCAGTGAATTAGCGGCCTATCTACGCCGGATACCAAAGGGCGAAGAAGTAGGCACAACATTAGCCTCAGTATCAGGAATGATCCAGCGTATGACAAAGGACGGCCTTTTAGAGATCACGAAGGATAAGCGTATTTTGCTAAGCCCAATGGGGATGAATTATGCAAAAAATGTTGTACGACGGCACCGTCTTTCCGAACGACTATTGGTTGATCTGCTAGATATACCCTTAGAGAGAGCGGAATCAGAAGCGCATAGTTTAGAACACGGAATTTCAGAAGAATTACTTTCAAAAATAGAGGAAAAACTCAATTTCCCTGAAACTTGCCCCTATGGTAGGCCAATTTACCGGCCTGAAGACATGGAAATTTCTACAACTGATGCAAACTCCATCAAATTAAGTGACGCTGTACAGGGAGACACCTACTCCATCGTTCGAATACCGGACGAAGATTACCCGCTACTCTCGTTCTTGGTTAGTAATAAAATCCTGCCAGGGCAGCAAATTCGGGTTGAGGAAAGAGCTGTCTATCGAGGGGTCATTGACATAACCCATAGTGAATCTAGCTTGTCTTTGGGAATGGATGTTGCAGGTCGTATCAGGGTAAGAGCAATCTAG
- a CDS encoding methionine-R-sulfoxide reductase: MYNDLTNEEAFVILNKGTERPFTGEYDNFYKDGTYICRRCNAKLFQSTYKFDAGCGWPAFDREIEDSVRMLPDPDGFRIEITCSNCDGHLGHVFLGEGFTETNARHCVNSLSIRFVEAKSDLVD; this comes from the coding sequence ATGTATAACGACCTGACGAACGAGGAAGCCTTCGTGATTTTAAATAAAGGGACTGAGCGCCCTTTTACTGGTGAATACGATAATTTTTACAAAGATGGTACTTATATTTGTAGGCGATGCAATGCAAAGCTTTTTCAATCCACTTATAAATTTGATGCAGGATGTGGATGGCCTGCATTCGACCGAGAGATTGAAGATTCAGTTCGAATGTTACCTGACCCAGATGGCTTTAGAATTGAAATAACTTGTAGCAATTGTGACGGTCACTTGGGGCATGTTTTTTTAGGGGAAGGCTTCACTGAGACTAATGCTCGGCACTGTGTGAATTCTTTATCGATACGTTTTGTTGAGGCTAAAAGTGATTTAGTTGACTAG
- a CDS encoding LLM class flavin-dependent oxidoreductase, whose protein sequence is MAKPKIGLLIGTRGIVMSSQRDNTVPAPDLMLRLAEEAENSGLDSIWVGDSLVSKPRFEPITALSYLAARTSSVKLGTSVLLPALRNPVTLAHSLATLDILSRGRVVIGAGVGGAFNADQKKDWTSVDVDPSKRAKRFTETVEILKRLWTEDHVSYSGSHFSLQDVTLDPKPARNDGIPVLLATHNKTGSDAQILRAALHGDGIIGITDSPEEFQTVCAKVDQAVLAQKKTLDTFQHVYYMTVNLCDDVAFGEAEARDFLMSYYNVNHWGNSWGPWGKAQDIVSRIKEYSDAGADTVIIRFASWNQNEQWDRFAKQVLPEFKD, encoded by the coding sequence ATGGCTAAACCCAAAATTGGATTGCTAATTGGTACTCGTGGAATAGTGATGTCTTCCCAAAGGGATAATACAGTCCCCGCTCCTGATTTGATGCTCAGACTAGCAGAGGAAGCAGAAAATTCTGGCCTTGACTCAATTTGGGTCGGGGATAGCCTAGTCTCAAAACCTAGATTTGAACCTATCACCGCTTTGTCGTATTTAGCCGCTAGAACGTCTAGCGTGAAATTAGGAACTTCTGTTTTATTACCGGCATTAAGAAACCCAGTTACCCTTGCGCATTCATTGGCAACTTTAGATATTCTTTCAAGAGGCAGAGTAGTAATAGGAGCAGGAGTCGGTGGAGCATTTAATGCAGATCAAAAAAAAGACTGGACTTCAGTGGATGTAGATCCATCAAAGAGAGCAAAAAGATTTACTGAGACAGTAGAAATACTGAAACGTCTTTGGACCGAAGATCATGTTTCATACAGCGGCAGTCATTTTTCTTTGCAAGACGTCACGTTAGATCCCAAGCCTGCTAGAAACGACGGAATTCCTGTCCTATTGGCAACACATAACAAAACGGGTTCTGATGCACAGATACTGCGAGCAGCGTTACATGGTGACGGTATAATTGGGATAACAGACTCGCCCGAAGAATTTCAAACCGTATGCGCCAAGGTTGACCAGGCAGTTTTGGCGCAAAAGAAAACACTAGATACTTTCCAGCACGTCTATTATATGACTGTAAATTTATGCGACGATGTAGCCTTTGGCGAGGCTGAGGCACGTGATTTTCTCATGAGCTACTACAATGTTAATCATTGGGGTAACTCATGGGGCCCCTGGGGGAAAGCCCAAGATATTGTTTCTAGAATTAAAGAGTACTCAGATGCTGGAGCAGATACGGTTATCATTCGCTTTGCCTCATGGAATCAAAATGAACAATGGGATAGGTTTGCAAAACAGGTATTACCAGAATTTAAGGATTGA
- the cofC gene encoding 2-phospho-L-lactate guanylyltransferase, with amino-acid sequence MLQIIIPIKPLHKAKSRLVSVLESHTRESLVLMMLNQVIKASKDALGPSSCTVLGGDKIIEKIVREHQLELEKDAATNLNDSLWVAIRDAQRKGFSATLILPADLPLLMAEDILEIVRASDNYCSHVCSPASSEGGTNAFFQPVEGAIKPMMGLGSFNKHREFIKSLGKKFAVVERDGVGFDLDNKVDYEWASSNIHGWDRDLKSWELWLLSQKELYG; translated from the coding sequence ATGCTACAGATAATTATCCCCATAAAACCTTTGCACAAAGCAAAGAGTCGGCTTGTTTCCGTTCTAGAGAGCCACACTCGTGAGTCTCTTGTTTTGATGATGTTGAACCAAGTAATAAAGGCTTCAAAAGATGCCTTAGGCCCAAGCTCATGTACCGTTTTAGGAGGAGATAAAATCATAGAGAAGATAGTTCGGGAACATCAACTTGAATTAGAGAAAGATGCAGCAACGAATTTGAATGACTCACTATGGGTTGCGATTCGTGACGCTCAAAGAAAAGGGTTTTCAGCTACACTAATTTTGCCTGCAGATCTACCATTATTGATGGCTGAGGATATATTAGAAATTGTTCGAGCGAGCGATAACTACTGTAGCCACGTTTGCTCTCCAGCGTCGAGCGAAGGTGGGACTAATGCTTTTTTTCAACCTGTTGAAGGTGCAATTAAGCCGATGATGGGATTAGGCAGCTTCAATAAGCATCGGGAGTTTATTAAATCTTTAGGAAAAAAATTTGCGGTTGTGGAAAGAGATGGAGTAGGTTTCGATCTGGATAATAAAGTTGATTACGAATGGGCATCAAGTAATATTCATGGATGGGATCGAGATTTAAAATCCTGGGAATTGTGGCTTTTATCGCAAAAGGAATTGTATGGCTAA
- the cofD gene encoding 2-phospho-L-lactate transferase, whose protein sequence is MPKIVALAGGVGGSKLALGLSKILPPENLCILVNTADDEFFHGLYISPDIDTMTYSLAGLINKSKGWGLEGDTFQALSVLGKLGSDTWFNLGDKDLGLHIWRTASLQSGMKLSEITTAIASKFGVKHQIIPMSDSRIQTKLHTDIGELSFQEYFVKNRCEPITKEISFAGTELAVPPDRLISFFNVADAIIFCPSNPLLSIGPILAIQSIRNMIENFNGPRVAVSPIIGGNAVRGPASKMMKELGLESSNRGLAMLYEKVCDTLIIDEADAEDIDDIEALGISAIALPTIMNSESEKVALAQEILKILDEYK, encoded by the coding sequence ATGCCTAAGATAGTTGCATTAGCTGGAGGTGTAGGAGGATCAAAATTAGCATTAGGCCTCTCAAAAATATTGCCCCCAGAAAATTTATGTATTTTAGTTAATACTGCAGACGATGAATTTTTTCATGGACTTTATATATCCCCTGATATTGACACTATGACTTATTCGTTGGCAGGTTTAATTAATAAAAGCAAAGGATGGGGTTTAGAAGGAGATACATTTCAGGCTCTAAGTGTCTTGGGTAAATTAGGCTCAGATACGTGGTTTAACCTCGGTGATAAAGATCTTGGTTTGCATATATGGAGGACTGCATCTCTTCAATCAGGGATGAAATTGTCAGAAATAACTACTGCTATCGCTTCTAAATTTGGCGTCAAACATCAAATTATCCCTATGTCGGACAGTCGCATACAAACCAAGCTTCATACGGATATTGGCGAGCTTTCATTCCAGGAATATTTTGTGAAGAATAGGTGTGAACCTATAACAAAGGAAATAAGTTTTGCAGGAACTGAACTTGCTGTACCTCCTGACAGGTTAATTTCCTTTTTCAATGTGGCAGATGCAATTATTTTTTGCCCTTCTAACCCTTTATTAAGTATTGGACCAATATTGGCAATCCAATCTATCCGTAACATGATAGAAAATTTTAATGGTCCGAGGGTTGCAGTAAGTCCAATTATTGGAGGAAATGCTGTGCGCGGTCCTGCCTCTAAAATGATGAAAGAATTGGGACTGGAATCATCGAACAGAGGACTTGCTATGTTGTACGAAAAAGTTTGCGATACGCTGATTATTGATGAGGCTGATGCGGAAGATATTGATGATATCGAGGCCTTAGGCATCTCTGCTATTGCTTTGCCAACAATTATGAATTCTGAAAGTGAGAAGGTAGCTCTCGCGCAAGAAATCTTAAAAATCTTGGACGAATACAAGTAA
- the cofH gene encoding 5-amino-6-(D-ribitylamino)uracil--L-tyrosine 4-hydroxyphenyl transferase CofH has protein sequence MLSKIPLDIARILDNALTGKEISIPEGSRLFEAEGPALSALMMTADEIRGSVNGDQVTYVINRNINFTNVCIKRCGFCAFSRDFRQEEGYFLPLNEILRRVQEAVELGASEVCIQAGLPPKMDGSLYSDLAASIKNDFPDLHIHGFSPEEVMYGAIRSKCSIKEYLIRLKDAGVGSLPGTSAEILVQPIRDKIAPGRITVKQWIEVITSAHSVGIPTTSTIMFGHIETNDHRAQHLSTLRDIQKSTGGFTEFVPLSFVHEEAPMFAKKMNNDLRPGATGAEVVRMHAIARLMLNGWIDNIQCSWVKEGPKLSQILLQSGCNDLGGTLINESISTAAGAAYGQLIPPSELRRLIRDIGKTPVQRNTLYKPIQVYEEEPDEAEPLDLAANNPEKFGSYLELVKLAEFRYEGQRSPSLMGPTLPEIIGTK, from the coding sequence ATGCTTAGCAAAATACCTTTGGATATAGCACGTATTTTAGATAACGCACTTACTGGTAAAGAGATTTCAATTCCTGAAGGATCTAGGCTATTCGAAGCAGAAGGCCCTGCGCTTTCAGCTCTGATGATGACAGCTGATGAGATACGCGGATCAGTAAATGGAGACCAAGTTACATATGTAATAAATAGGAATATTAATTTCACTAACGTCTGTATCAAAAGGTGCGGATTTTGTGCTTTTAGCAGAGATTTCAGGCAGGAAGAAGGATATTTTCTTCCTTTAAATGAAATTCTTCGTAGAGTCCAAGAGGCTGTTGAATTAGGAGCCTCTGAGGTATGCATCCAAGCAGGCTTGCCACCAAAAATGGATGGATCTTTGTACTCGGACTTAGCGGCATCGATCAAAAATGATTTCCCAGATTTGCATATTCATGGCTTTTCTCCTGAAGAAGTTATGTATGGAGCGATACGCTCTAAATGTTCTATAAAAGAATATTTAATTAGATTAAAAGATGCCGGAGTTGGCTCGCTTCCGGGTACTTCAGCAGAGATACTTGTGCAACCAATCAGGGATAAAATTGCGCCTGGTCGTATAACAGTTAAGCAATGGATTGAGGTTATAACATCTGCCCATTCAGTAGGGATACCTACTACAAGTACAATAATGTTTGGGCACATAGAAACTAACGATCATCGTGCGCAGCATTTGTCCACTTTGCGAGACATCCAAAAATCCACAGGGGGGTTTACAGAGTTTGTCCCATTAAGTTTTGTACACGAAGAAGCACCAATGTTTGCAAAAAAAATGAATAATGACCTGAGGCCAGGTGCTACCGGAGCAGAAGTTGTGCGTATGCATGCAATCGCTCGTTTAATGCTCAATGGCTGGATTGATAATATTCAATGCTCTTGGGTTAAGGAAGGACCAAAACTTTCTCAAATTTTGCTGCAATCAGGGTGTAATGATTTAGGTGGAACGTTGATTAATGAAAGTATTTCAACTGCTGCGGGCGCAGCGTACGGACAACTGATCCCTCCATCAGAATTAAGAAGATTAATTAGAGATATCGGGAAAACCCCTGTACAACGTAACACTTTATATAAGCCAATACAGGTTTATGAGGAAGAGCCTGATGAAGCGGAGCCTCTGGATTTAGCTGCAAATAATCCAGAGAAATTTGGCTCCTATTTGGAACTTGTTAAGCTTGCGGAGTTCCGCTATGAAGGCCAACGTTCACCGTCGCTCATGGGGCCGACTTTACCTGAAATTATTGGCACGAAGTAG
- the cofG gene encoding 7,8-didemethyl-8-hydroxy-5-deazariboflavin synthase CofG, with translation MSQDLDSIYPIVSRVVTDYSFTRDELLRLISCKNDELHLLLELATKVNDSSRPKRQVTFSPKVFLPLTNLCRDRCGYCIFVKGPNQKGAHTMSATEVVSIASKAADLGCKEALISLGDHPEYRHPEMLETLNQMGFASTPQYVAAMSKLVFEETGLLPHTNCGILSEDEMAPIAEWNASMGIMLESTSLRLHDFGEAHYQTSSKDPGMRINTIEVASKIGMAMTTGILLGIGETLLERIDSLILIRDTQKRLGNIQEVIIQNFRAKKSTRMGKSVEPDTVDMLKTLAVARLILGPEMNIQAPPNLNLKDYGSYLDCGINDWGGVSPLTIDFINPEAAWPQINELREITSRAEFTLRERTALYPEYIFNSRYSRSGPMHQRIKQLIDEEGYIKKEMEIC, from the coding sequence GTGTCTCAGGATCTGGACTCAATTTACCCTATTGTTTCACGTGTAGTAACTGATTACTCGTTCACTCGTGATGAATTACTTAGGCTTATATCGTGTAAAAACGATGAACTTCATCTTTTATTAGAGCTTGCTACTAAGGTAAATGATTCTTCAAGGCCTAAACGACAGGTTACTTTTTCGCCGAAAGTTTTTCTCCCTTTAACAAATTTGTGTAGAGACCGTTGCGGATATTGTATTTTTGTCAAAGGTCCTAACCAAAAAGGCGCACACACTATGTCTGCCACTGAAGTAGTTTCAATTGCAAGCAAAGCTGCAGATTTAGGATGTAAAGAAGCGCTTATTAGCTTAGGTGATCATCCAGAATATCGACACCCCGAGATGCTTGAGACTCTTAATCAAATGGGTTTTGCCTCTACTCCACAATATGTTGCAGCAATGTCAAAATTAGTCTTTGAAGAAACAGGGCTTCTCCCACATACAAATTGCGGCATATTAAGCGAAGATGAAATGGCTCCAATCGCAGAATGGAACGCCAGCATGGGTATCATGCTTGAAAGTACTAGCCTTAGATTGCACGACTTCGGTGAAGCTCATTATCAAACATCTTCTAAAGATCCTGGTATGAGAATTAATACCATCGAAGTTGCCTCTAAAATCGGCATGGCAATGACTACGGGAATTTTGTTAGGTATCGGAGAAACTCTATTGGAAAGAATAGATTCCTTAATTCTAATAAGAGATACACAGAAAAGACTGGGCAATATTCAGGAAGTCATAATTCAAAATTTCCGTGCAAAAAAATCTACTCGTATGGGCAAATCAGTCGAACCAGATACTGTAGATATGCTGAAGACACTGGCGGTAGCTCGTTTAATTTTAGGGCCTGAAATGAATATCCAAGCTCCTCCTAATTTAAACCTGAAAGATTATGGATCATATTTAGATTGCGGTATTAACGACTGGGGCGGAGTATCTCCTCTGACAATAGATTTTATTAATCCGGAAGCCGCATGGCCTCAAATAAACGAATTAAGAGAAATTACCTCACGAGCTGAATTTACTCTACGAGAACGTACGGCTCTTTATCCTGAGTACATTTTTAACTCGCGGTATAGTAGATCAGGGCCTATGCATCAGAGAATCAAACAACTTATTGATGAAGAAGGCTATATAAAAAAGGAAATGGAAATATGTTAG
- a CDS encoding amidohydrolase, producing MTSILSASNQVIDLSGEVLISADSHVMEEPDLWDLNLPDSLKSDVPSFPPRPKTGTAMADQRPGGYDPKERIAEMETDGVSAEVLYPTLGLRLFSLDSPEAQEACFRIYNDWLINYCATSPKRLVGIPCISTYNIDNAIRELHRTHEAGLYGALVWQVPHPDIPFTGEHYDRFWAAAQELNVPIHLHILTGFDYSSESNFASRQADPLLGHRGSVNLKLQSVTNSLFDLIFTGVFERFPKLKAVIVESEIGWIPFVLQQWDYYYKRFLGQRIVPITMPPSEYFYRNIFATFFNDAVGGQLLSWWGQDNCMWSTDYPHPNSPWPNSRKVLEENLGHLPLETLRKLVNTNVRKIYPIG from the coding sequence ATGACCAGCATTCTTTCAGCTTCAAATCAGGTTATTGATCTATCTGGCGAAGTCTTAATTTCGGCTGATTCGCACGTAATGGAAGAACCTGACCTTTGGGATTTAAATCTACCAGATAGCTTGAAAAGTGATGTTCCGTCGTTCCCTCCTAGACCCAAGACTGGTACCGCAATGGCTGACCAGCGACCAGGAGGTTATGACCCTAAGGAAAGAATCGCTGAAATGGAAACTGACGGAGTATCAGCTGAGGTTCTATACCCTACTTTGGGCCTTAGGCTTTTTAGCCTCGATAGTCCAGAGGCGCAAGAGGCGTGCTTTCGAATATATAACGATTGGCTGATCAATTATTGCGCTACTTCTCCAAAACGACTAGTCGGTATCCCTTGTATTTCTACCTACAACATAGACAACGCTATACGGGAATTACATAGAACCCATGAAGCAGGTCTATATGGCGCATTAGTATGGCAAGTCCCGCATCCTGATATCCCTTTCACGGGGGAGCATTATGATCGGTTTTGGGCTGCTGCTCAAGAATTAAACGTACCAATACATCTGCATATCCTAACTGGATTTGATTATAGTTCTGAATCAAATTTTGCTTCGCGGCAAGCTGATCCATTATTAGGTCATCGTGGCTCCGTAAATTTAAAATTACAAAGCGTTACGAACTCACTTTTCGATTTGATTTTCACTGGTGTTTTTGAAAGATTCCCAAAGCTAAAAGCTGTCATAGTAGAAAGCGAAATTGGATGGATACCTTTTGTTTTGCAGCAATGGGATTATTACTACAAAAGATTCCTCGGTCAAAGAATTGTTCCGATAACGATGCCACCAAGTGAGTATTTTTATAGAAATATATTTGCAACTTTCTTCAATGATGCGGTCGGAGGTCAATTGCTCTCGTGGTGGGGGCAAGATAATTGCATGTGGTCTACAGATTACCCACATCCAAATTCACCGTGGCCAAACTCCCGAAAAGTTCTTGAAGAAAATTTAGGGCACTTGCCGTTAGAAACTCTAAGAAAACTAGTTAATACAAACGTACGAAAAATTTATCCGATTGGGTAA